One stretch of Pandoraea oxalativorans DNA includes these proteins:
- a CDS encoding disulfide bond formation protein B, whose protein sequence is MNAQLDPAFRRERLLYLLLTVVCLALLGGALYFQYVLHEDPCPLCILARYALVLIAIFGLVGAVSRGWAGIKVARVLAALSAIGGMAASAYLIYVQANPMVSCGYDVVEAFVDALPTSRLLPQVFQVQGMCQTMYPPILGLTLPIWSLAAFVVIFLALALHRPRRAISLR, encoded by the coding sequence ATGAACGCTCAACTCGACCCGGCTTTTCGCCGCGAACGTCTGCTGTATCTCTTGCTCACCGTGGTTTGCCTCGCCCTGCTGGGCGGCGCGCTGTACTTCCAGTACGTGCTTCACGAAGACCCGTGCCCGCTGTGCATTCTGGCGCGCTACGCGCTGGTGCTGATCGCGATCTTCGGTCTGGTCGGCGCGGTCTCGCGCGGCTGGGCAGGCATCAAGGTGGCACGCGTGCTCGCGGCGCTCTCGGCGATTGGCGGGATGGCCGCGTCTGCGTATCTCATCTACGTGCAGGCCAATCCGATGGTGAGCTGCGGCTACGACGTCGTCGAAGCGTTTGTGGACGCGCTTCCGACCTCGCGCCTGTTGCCGCAAGTCTTCCAGGTGCAGGGCATGTGCCAGACGATGTACCCCCCGATCCTCGGGCTGACGCTGCCGATATGGTCGCTCGCGGCATTCGTCGTGATCTTCCTCGCTCTGGCGCTGCATCGTCCGCGCCGCGCCATCTCGCTGCGCTAA